One window of Brachyhypopomus gauderio isolate BG-103 unplaced genomic scaffold, BGAUD_0.2 sc80, whole genome shotgun sequence genomic DNA carries:
- the rpl36a gene encoding large ribosomal subunit protein eL42, producing MVNVPKTRRTYCKKCKKHQPHKVTQYKKGKDSLYAQGKRRYDRKQSGYGGQTKPIFRKKAKTTKKIVLRLECVEPSCRSKRMLAIKRCKHFELGGDKKRKGQVIQF from the exons ATG GTGAACGTACCGAAAACCCGCAGGACCTACTGCAAAAAATGCAAGAAACATCAACCACACAAAGTGACCCAGTACAAGAAGGGGAAGGACTCGCTGTACGCCCAGG GTAAGAGGCGTTACGACAGAAAGCAGAGTGGCTACGGCGGCCAGACGAAGCCCATATTCAGGAAAAAG GCTAAAACCACGAAGAAGATCGTGCTGaggctggagtgtgtggagcCCAGCTGCCGCTCCAAGAGGATGTTGGCCATCAAGAGGTGCAAGCACTTCGAGCTGGGAGGAGACAAGAAGAGAAAG GGCCAGGTTATCCAGTTCTAA